One genomic window of Deltaproteobacteria bacterium includes the following:
- a CDS encoding GxxExxY protein, producing MTENELSKIIVDRCLKIHKKLGPGLLESVYEEILFYEFNKSSIQCKRQVGIPVVYEDIKMDLGFRADMIIEDKVIIELKSIEKIMPVHKKQLLTYLKLTDMKLGLLINFNVELIKNGITRIVNNL from the coding sequence ATGACTGAGAATGAATTGTCGAAGATTATTGTGGACAGATGTCTTAAAATACACAAAAAGCTGGGACCAGGATTATTGGAATCTGTGTATGAAGAAATCTTGTTTTATGAATTTAATAAGAGCAGCATTCAATGTAAAAGACAGGTTGGAATACCTGTGGTCTATGAAGATATAAAAATGGATCTCGGATTTAGAGCGGATATGATCATAGAAGATAAAGTAATAATTGAGCTTAAATCCATTGAGAAAATTATGCCTGTTCATAAAAAACAACTTCTGACTTATTTAAAATTAACTGACATGAAACTCGGATTGTTGATAAATTTCAATGTTGAATTAATAAAAAATGGTAT